The genomic region ATGACGGAAGCGAGAATGGCCATGAGCAGAAGGACGGCTGTCAGTTCAAAGGCCAGCAGGTATTCCCCGAAAATCAGGTCGCCGATGGCCCAGACTTCCCCCGCCGCAGCACCCGTCGCATGGGGAAATGCCTGCGGGGCAGCCAGGCCCAAAAGGAGCGCTACGAGAAGAGCCGTCACCAGAAGGGAAAGCCACTTTATTTTACGGTTCATGAAGGAGGGGATCTCTTTCGGATCCAGATTCAGGAGCATGATCACAAACAGGAAGAGAACCATGATGGCCCCCGCATAGACCGCCACCTGCACTGCGGCAAGGAAGAAGGCGGACATCAGCACATAGATTCCGGCAAGAGAGAAAAAGCACATCACCAGAAAAAGTGCGGAAGTGACGGGGTTCTTTCTCGTGATCACCATCAAGGCTGAAAGAAGAGCCAGGAAGGCAAAGAGGTAGAAGAGAGCGATCTGCACGAAGCCCCCTATCCCATCCTGGCCAGAGCCAGGACGCCGTAGATGAAGAGATTCAAAAGGGAAAGGGGAAGGAGAACCTTCCATCCAAGTCCCATGAGCTGGTCATAACGGAATCGGGGCAGACTCCATCGTACCCAGATGAAGATGAAGAGCCAGAGGGCCATCTTCCCCAGAAAACTGAAGATATGCAAGAGACCCAGCAGAAGCGGGTGAGACTGGAAGAAGGCCAGATCCTCCAGAATCGGGCAATGGTAACCGCCGAAATAGAGCGTCACGATCAGGGCCGAGGCCGTGATCATGTTTGCGTATTCCGCCAGAAAGAACATGGCGAACTTCATGCTGCTGTATTCGGTGTGATAACCGGCCACCAGTTCGGGTTCCGCTTCGGGAAGATCGAAGGGTAGCCGGTTGGTTTCTGCAAAGACGGCGACCAGAAAGAGCAGGAAGCCGAGAGGCTGGCTGAGCGCGAACCAGAAATGGTTGGCCTGATACTCGACAATGCCGGAGAGCATGACTGTTCCGGACATCATGATGATGGGAATCACGGCCAGGGCCATGGAGATTTCATAGGAAATCATCTGGGCGCTGGCTCTCAGCCCGCCGAGAAGGGCATACTTGTTGTTGCTGGCCCAACCCCCAATGGCCAAGCCGTAGACTCCGAGACTCGCAATGGCATAGACAAAGAGGATCCCGATGGAAAGATCCGCCACGATCATCCTCACCTCGGTACCGAAGAGAGGAAGGGTGGAACCAAAGGGAATCACCGAGAAGGTAATCAGTGCAGGAGCCATGGAGAGGACGGGGGCAAGGGCGTGAAGAGCCTGATTAGCACCCCGGGGGACAAAGTCCTCCTTGAGGACGAACTTGAGACCGTCTGCAATCGGCTGCAGAAGTCCCCAAGGCCCGACACGGTTGGGCCCCTTTCGCCACTGGATCCACGCGGAGACCTTTCTCTCGGCAAGAGTCAGGTAAGCCACGGTGGTCAGCGTGACCAGGAAGACAAAGAGAATCTTCCCAAGAGTAATCAACAGGGCCGCAGTCACGAGACACATCCCGCTGTCCGGCTTCCGATGCGAGCAATGAACTCATCACGGAACTTTGCGATCAGAGCTTCCAGAGGCATCCTGGCGGCATCTCCCAGGGGACAGACGGTCTTGAAGGCAATGTTGTCTGCGATGTCTTCCATCAATTCCAGGTCGCCGGAACTTCCGACACCTTCCTCAAAGCGGCTGCAGATCTTTTCCAGCCAGCCGGTTCCCTCCCGACAGGGAGCACACTGCCCGCAGGATTCGTGATGGTAGAAGCGCATCAGGTTTGCCGCCACCCGAACCATGTCCGTAGTCTCGTCCATGACGATCACCGCGGCGGAGCCCAGCATGGAACCAAGGGCTGCCAGAGAGTCGAAGTCCATGTTCGCCTTCATGGCTTCTTCAGCAGTGAGAATCGGCGTGGAACTTCCTCCGGGAATCACGGCCTTCAGCGTGCTCCCCTCTCGCATCCCTCCGCAGACATCCTCAATCAGTTCTTTCAGGGGAAGGCCCATGGGGCCTTCATAGGTTCCCGGGCGTGCCACATGACCGCTGACGCAGTAGAGCTTCGGGCCGCTGTTCTTCTCCGGACCGATGGAAGCAAACCAGTCTCCCCCTCTTTCCACGATCGAGGGAACACAGGCAAGGGTTTCCACATTATTGATCACGGTCGGGCGACCATAGAGTCCCACCACGGCGGGGAAGGGGGGCTTGATTCTCGGATAGCCGCGCTTGCCCTCCAGGCTCTCGAGCAGAGACGTCTCTTCTCCGCAGATATAGGCACCCGCTCCCCGATGAACCACGATCTCCAGAGAAAACCCGCTGCCGAGAATGTTCTCACCCAGCAGGTTATTGTCTTTTGCCTCGGCGATCGCTCGTTCAAGAATCAAGGCCTCTTTCGGGTACTCCCCGCGGATATATATGAAGCAGTGGTTCGCCTGAAGCGCATAGGAACTGAGAATGCAGCCTTCGAGAAGGAGGTGGGGATTGTCCCGAAGGATCACACGGTCCTTGAAAGTCCCCGGCTCACTCTCGTCAGCGTTGCAAACAAGGTAGCGAGGCCCGGGATTGTTTTCCATCGAAGGCAGGAATCCCCACTTCACGCCGGCGGGGAAACCGGCACCACCGCGTCCACGCAGGCCGGAACGCTTGACCTCCTCGGTGATCTCCGAAGGAGAGAAATCGCGAAGCCCCTTGCGAAGAGCCTGGTAGCCTCCCTCGCGCTCACAGACTTCCAGCCTGTGCGAATCTTCCAGCCCGACAATGCGTGTCAGGACGGGTTCAAAGGCAGCCATCAGTTCTCCACCCTGTCAAGAATCTCATTGACCTTGTCGGCATCCAGATTCTCGTAAAGATCGTCACCGATCATCATGGCCGGGGCCGTCCCGCAGGCACCCAGGCATTCCACTTCCACCAGACTGAAACGACCGTCCTCGCTGGTCTCGCCGGGAGCGATTCCGATCTTTCCGGCAATGGCCTCGCGAATGGAAAAAGCACCCATCAGGTCACAACTGAGAGTCCGACAGAGCTGGATGACATGCTTTCCCATCGGACGGGTAAAGTACATGGAGTAGAAGGTGACGACTCCCTCCACGCGGGCCGGGCTCATGCCAAAGAGCTTTGCGATCTCCTCCATCGTCTCCGGGGAGATCCAACCCTCTTCCCCTTGCAGCAGATGCAGGGCGGGAAGAAGAGCGGAATCCGGATTTGGATACCGTGACTTCAGTTCTTCGATTTGACTCAGAATCTCATCGCGAAACATGGTACCTCAAAGGTTGTCGTTATCACGGCCCCGGGTAGGAACCTCTTTGCGAAGGGGATGTCCCCGGTCGTAGTCTTCATGAAGCAGGATTCTGCGCAGGTCCGGGTGGCCCTCAAAGTGGATCCCCATGAGATCCCAGATTTCCCGCTCGTCCCAGTCGGCCGACTCCCAAAGTCCCGTGGCACTCGGCATGGTCGGGATCTCGCCCTCTTCTGTCGCATCGGCTTCCACTCGCACACGAAGAGCGGCCTTCGTGGAGAGAAGCTGGTAGGCAAGTCGGAAACGCGGGCTTCGCCCCAGGTTCAGCCCATCGACTGCACTGATGTCCGAAAGAAGATCAAAGGAAGGCGTGGCCTCGTTCTTGAGCCAGGCCAAAAGGTTCAGAAGTTCCTCCGGCTGAACCTGCAAAACCAGATCCCCCCGAAAATCATCGTGACGGAACAGGGAATCGCCGAAGCGCTCGATGGCGGAATCCCGAAGGGCAATCAGAGCTTCCTTCATTTGCCGACCTCCTCCGTCGCAGAACGCCCATCCCAGCGAAGGGCGCCGGAACCGAGAATGTAGAAGTAGCCCAGGAGAAGGATGAGAAGGAAAATGGCCATCTCCACCAGGCCGAAGAGCCCCAGTTCGCCAAA from Candidatus Krumholzibacteriia bacterium harbors:
- a CDS encoding NADH-quinone oxidoreductase subunit J, whose protein sequence is MQIALFYLFAFLALLSALMVITRKNPVTSALFLVMCFFSLAGIYVLMSAFFLAAVQVAVYAGAIMVLFLFVIMLLNLDPKEIPSFMNRKIKWLSLLVTALLVALLLGLAAPQAFPHATGAAAGEVWAIGDLIFGEYLLAFELTAVLLLMAILASVILAKKEL
- the nuoE gene encoding NADH-quinone oxidoreductase subunit NuoE gives rise to the protein MFRDEILSQIEELKSRYPNPDSALLPALHLLQGEEGWISPETMEEIAKLFGMSPARVEGVVTFYSMYFTRPMGKHVIQLCRTLSCDLMGAFSIREAIAGKIGIAPGETSEDGRFSLVEVECLGACGTAPAMMIGDDLYENLDADKVNEILDRVEN
- a CDS encoding NADH-quinone oxidoreductase subunit C gives rise to the protein MKEALIALRDSAIERFGDSLFRHDDFRGDLVLQVQPEELLNLLAWLKNEATPSFDLLSDISAVDGLNLGRSPRFRLAYQLLSTKAALRVRVEADATEEGEIPTMPSATGLWESADWDEREIWDLMGIHFEGHPDLRRILLHEDYDRGHPLRKEVPTRGRDNDNL
- the nuoF gene encoding NADH-quinone oxidoreductase subunit NuoF; this encodes MAAFEPVLTRIVGLEDSHRLEVCEREGGYQALRKGLRDFSPSEITEEVKRSGLRGRGGAGFPAGVKWGFLPSMENNPGPRYLVCNADESEPGTFKDRVILRDNPHLLLEGCILSSYALQANHCFIYIRGEYPKEALILERAIAEAKDNNLLGENILGSGFSLEIVVHRGAGAYICGEETSLLESLEGKRGYPRIKPPFPAVVGLYGRPTVINNVETLACVPSIVERGGDWFASIGPEKNSGPKLYCVSGHVARPGTYEGPMGLPLKELIEDVCGGMREGSTLKAVIPGGSSTPILTAEEAMKANMDFDSLAALGSMLGSAAVIVMDETTDMVRVAANLMRFYHHESCGQCAPCREGTGWLEKICSRFEEGVGSSGDLELMEDIADNIAFKTVCPLGDAARMPLEALIAKFRDEFIARIGSRTAGCVS
- the nuoH gene encoding NADH-quinone oxidoreductase subunit NuoH — translated: MTAALLITLGKILFVFLVTLTTVAYLTLAERKVSAWIQWRKGPNRVGPWGLLQPIADGLKFVLKEDFVPRGANQALHALAPVLSMAPALITFSVIPFGSTLPLFGTEVRMIVADLSIGILFVYAIASLGVYGLAIGGWASNNKYALLGGLRASAQMISYEISMALAVIPIIMMSGTVMLSGIVEYQANHFWFALSQPLGFLLFLVAVFAETNRLPFDLPEAEPELVAGYHTEYSSMKFAMFFLAEYANMITASALIVTLYFGGYHCPILEDLAFFQSHPLLLGLLHIFSFLGKMALWLFIFIWVRWSLPRFRYDQLMGLGWKVLLPLSLLNLFIYGVLALARMG